A segment of the Thermodesulfobacteriota bacterium genome:
CATTTCATCAGAAGAGATCTTAGATATGGGATTTCAGATGATAATTGCAAATGCTTATCACCTTTATCTAAGACCCGGACATAAGAGAATTGAAAAACTGGGCGGTCTTCATAAGTTTATGAATTGGAACAAACCCATTACAACTGACAGCGGCGGATTTCAAGTCCTCAGTCTCTCACAGAAGAGAAAAATTACACCAGACGGAATTATTTTTAGGTCTCACATAGACGGCAGTGAGCATTTTTTTACCCCACAAAAATGTATAGAAATTCAAGAGTCCCTGGGAGTAGACATTATGATGTGTCTTGATGAATGCCCCCCTTATCCGTCGACAAAAGATTATATGAGAAAATCCATAGGACTTACTTCTAAGTGGGCGAAACTCTGCAAAGGGTCCAAAACAAAAACAGATAATGCCATTTTCGGAATTGTTCAGGGCGGCATATATGAAGATCTCAGAGAAAGATCGGCCTTGGAGCTTGTTGATGTAGGCTTTGACGGATACGCTCTTGGTGGCTTAGGAATTGGCGAGGATTCTGAGAATACCTATGATACTACAGAGAGTACACTTGAGTTCCTGCCAGCAGATAAACCCAGGTATCTTATGGGTATTGGAAAGCCTGAGGATATAGTAACCGCAGTCTCAAAAGGAGTTGACCTATTTGACTGTGTAATCCCAACTCGTAATGCCAGAAACGGCACGCTCTTTACAAGTCACGGAAAAATGGTTATAAAAAATGCTCAATTTGCAGAAGATG
Coding sequences within it:
- the tgt gene encoding tRNA guanosine(34) transglycosylase Tgt — its product is ISSEEILDMGFQMIIANAYHLYLRPGHKRIEKLGGLHKFMNWNKPITTDSGGFQVLSLSQKRKITPDGIIFRSHIDGSEHFFTPQKCIEIQESLGVDIMMCLDECPPYPSTKDYMRKSIGLTSKWAKLCKGSKTKTDNAIFGIVQGGIYEDLRERSALELVDVGFDGYALGGLGIGEDSENTYDTTESTLEFLPADKPRYLMGIGKPEDIVTAVSKGVDLFDCVIPTRNARNGTLFTSHGKMVIKNAQFAEDERPIDEDCECYTCRNYSRAYLRHLFIAKETLVLRLLSHCNLYFYSELMKGIRSSIERGDFPNYLSKVKSIGGN